One Candidatus Bathyanammoxibius amoris DNA segment encodes these proteins:
- the tig gene encoding trigger factor, producing the protein MENSKTEGLSITIEDVGPCKKRLDIEVPKEEIDGQLKKRFREVGATAKVSGFRKGKIPRSIIERQFGKQIEEEVKESLVKNAYQEAVNLHKLDPVGYPELGKVEFDPKKVLKFDITLEVKPAVEAGNYKGLKLLRRSTVVTSEEIESALKNISLSKMQLVTEEKGNVEGNDQVICDYKVLVDGKVIHQDEEVAVWVPGGAVADIPVPELFVALKGAKPGEKREAEANLGSGFHLPEYRDKEATLEIVISEIKRPHTPEINDELAKQLGAPSLDGLRAEVRKRLEMDKKGWVEEDLQAQIYQKLSDMADFELPADLVAAQTDERLYRHKMELLQKGLPTEEVEKEGERLKNASYESVVRDLKLSLILEDIAGKEKIYVTEQEVEKRIQRMAAAYQTTTAKMRRELEKHGSLSALRHQMRESKVLELIRKEAVVEDEKTEDEKIEDKKKTEGKQKAESKNSIKEKQKTEKKQKVGQKEF; encoded by the coding sequence GTGGAGAATTCTAAGACGGAAGGTTTAAGCATAACAATTGAGGACGTCGGGCCCTGCAAGAAACGGCTGGACATAGAAGTCCCGAAGGAAGAGATAGACGGCCAGCTTAAAAAACGTTTTCGTGAAGTAGGTGCCACAGCAAAGGTCTCTGGATTCCGCAAGGGCAAGATCCCCCGAAGCATAATAGAGCGCCAGTTCGGTAAACAGATTGAAGAAGAGGTCAAGGAATCTCTCGTGAAGAACGCGTACCAGGAGGCGGTGAACCTGCACAAGCTTGACCCCGTCGGCTATCCCGAACTCGGAAAGGTAGAGTTTGACCCCAAAAAGGTGCTGAAATTTGACATTACACTGGAAGTCAAACCAGCCGTCGAAGCCGGCAATTATAAAGGACTGAAGCTCCTGAGAAGGTCCACCGTGGTAACCTCCGAAGAGATAGAATCGGCTCTGAAGAATATAAGCCTCAGCAAGATGCAGCTGGTGACGGAAGAAAAAGGTAACGTGGAGGGGAACGACCAGGTTATCTGTGACTACAAGGTACTGGTGGACGGCAAGGTTATACATCAGGATGAAGAGGTGGCGGTATGGGTTCCCGGCGGGGCGGTGGCTGACATCCCGGTACCGGAACTGTTTGTGGCCCTTAAAGGGGCGAAACCCGGGGAGAAGCGGGAGGCGGAGGCCAATCTTGGCTCTGGATTCCATCTCCCGGAATACCGGGACAAGGAGGCCACCCTCGAAATAGTCATAAGTGAAATAAAACGACCGCACACGCCGGAGATAAACGATGAACTGGCAAAACAGCTGGGCGCCCCGTCACTGGACGGGCTGCGAGCCGAGGTGCGGAAGAGGCTCGAAATGGATAAGAAGGGGTGGGTAGAGGAAGACCTTCAGGCCCAGATATACCAGAAACTCTCAGACATGGCGGACTTCGAGCTGCCTGCTGACCTGGTTGCGGCGCAGACAGACGAGAGGTTATACAGACACAAGATGGAGTTGCTGCAGAAGGGCTTACCCACCGAAGAGGTGGAAAAGGAAGGTGAAAGGCTGAAGAACGCTTCTTACGAGTCAGTGGTAAGGGACCTCAAACTGTCTCTAATCCTTGAAGACATCGCCGGCAAGGAGAAGATATATGTCACCGAGCAGGAGGTCGAAAAGAGGATTCAGAGAATGGCCGCCGCTTATCAGACTACCACGGCTAAGATGCGCCGCGAGCTTGAGAAACACGGGTCTCTATCCGCCCTTAGGCATCAGATGAGAGAGTCTAAGGTGTTGGAACTTATCAGGAAAGAGGCTGTTGTAGAAGATGAGAAAACAGAAGACGAGAAGATAGAGGACAAGAAAAAGACAGAAGGAAAGCAAAAGGCCGAAAGCAAAAATAGTATAAAAGAAAAACAAAAGACTGAAAAGAAACAAAAGGTAGGACAAAAGGAGTTTTAA
- the acsA gene encoding acetate--CoA ligase, translating into MEKEIHKKDQKILPNLKDYKKACEKFRWEDIEKELGLDIKGGINIATNAIDAHAAGRRKDKTALYWEGAGGERKKYTFAELARESNRVGNMLKSLGVKKGDRVFVFLPRIPELYISIIGIAKIGAVTGPMFSAFGPEAIRDRLKDSGATVLITDSSLRGRVHQVWEEFPELKTVVVLRMTKDGKLRKGELRYEEEIEKASHDLKAEPMSPEDPFYMLYTSGTTGRPKGVVHVHNDMLSHYITTRWVLDLHEEDVYWCPADPGWVTGTVYGLWGPWLNGVSQVVFEGRYDAERWYSVMEYYGVTVWYTAPTALRMLMKAGDEPVKKSDLSSLRYICSVGEPLNPEVIRWGMDVYGLCIHDTWWQTETGAIMITNYPSMPVRPGSMGKPFPGTRAAVIDAQGKELRPGSSGILALKPGWPSMMRSIWQDKKRYNEYFKISGWYTTGDTAHMDKDGYFWFIGRADDVIMTAGHRVGPFEVESVLVEHKAVAEAGVIGKPDPERGQIIKAFLVLREGFSPSDNLKEDITEFIKHRLSAHAYPREIDFCQSVPKTRSGKIMRRLLKARELGLPEGDLSTLED; encoded by the coding sequence ATGGAAAAAGAGATACACAAAAAAGACCAAAAAATCCTGCCGAACCTGAAGGATTACAAGAAGGCCTGCGAGAAGTTCCGCTGGGAAGACATTGAAAAAGAACTCGGCCTTGATATCAAAGGCGGGATAAACATCGCCACAAACGCCATCGACGCACACGCGGCTGGCCGGCGCAAGGACAAGACTGCCCTCTACTGGGAGGGCGCGGGGGGAGAGCGCAAGAAATACACCTTCGCCGAGCTGGCGCGGGAGTCAAACCGTGTGGGCAACATGCTGAAGTCGCTCGGTGTCAAAAAGGGCGACCGGGTGTTCGTGTTCCTGCCCCGTATACCGGAACTCTATATCAGCATCATCGGCATCGCTAAGATAGGCGCGGTGACGGGCCCCATGTTCAGCGCGTTCGGTCCTGAGGCCATCCGCGACCGCCTTAAAGACAGCGGCGCCACGGTGCTTATAACGGACTCCTCTCTCAGGGGAAGGGTCCACCAGGTCTGGGAGGAGTTCCCTGAATTGAAGACGGTAGTGGTATTGCGCATGACAAAGGACGGAAAACTCCGGAAGGGTGAACTCCGTTATGAAGAGGAGATAGAAAAGGCCTCGCATGACCTGAAGGCAGAGCCGATGTCGCCGGAAGACCCTTTTTACATGCTCTACACGTCGGGCACGACCGGCAGGCCCAAGGGTGTGGTGCACGTGCATAATGACATGCTTTCACACTATATCACCACCCGGTGGGTGCTCGACCTGCACGAAGAGGACGTGTACTGGTGCCCGGCAGACCCGGGCTGGGTAACCGGCACCGTGTACGGGCTGTGGGGTCCGTGGCTCAACGGCGTCTCGCAGGTAGTCTTTGAGGGCAGGTATGACGCCGAACGCTGGTACTCCGTTATGGAATACTACGGCGTGACGGTCTGGTACACCGCGCCGACAGCGCTGAGGATGCTGATGAAGGCGGGCGATGAACCGGTAAAGAAATCCGACCTCAGCAGCCTCAGATATATTTGTAGCGTGGGCGAGCCCCTGAACCCGGAGGTAATACGCTGGGGGATGGACGTCTACGGGCTCTGCATACACGACACCTGGTGGCAGACCGAGACGGGCGCTATCATGATAACCAACTACCCGTCGATGCCGGTGCGTCCGGGCTCCATGGGGAAGCCGTTCCCCGGGACCAGGGCGGCCGTCATTGACGCGCAGGGCAAGGAGCTACGCCCGGGGAGTTCCGGTATCCTGGCACTCAAACCCGGCTGGCCGTCTATGATGCGCTCCATATGGCAGGATAAGAAACGTTACAATGAATATTTTAAGATATCCGGATGGTACACTACGGGCGACACGGCGCACATGGATAAGGACGGCTACTTCTGGTTTATCGGCAGGGCGGACGACGTGATAATGACGGCGGGCCACCGCGTGGGTCCCTTTGAGGTGGAGAGCGTGCTGGTCGAGCACAAAGCAGTGGCGGAGGCGGGCGTTATCGGGAAGCCAGACCCTGAGAGGGGACAGATAATCAAGGCCTTCCTTGTACTTCGCGAGGGTTTCAGTCCATCTGACAATTTAAAGGAAGATATTACGGAGTTTATCAAACACCGGCTCTCGGCACACGCCTACCCGAGGGAGATAGACTTCTGCCAGAGCGTCCCCAAGACACGGAGCGGAAAGATAATGCGCCGGCTTCTCAAGGCGCGCGAGCTGGGACTTCCGGAAGGGGACCTCTCCACACTGGAGGACTAA
- a CDS encoding ATP-dependent Clp protease proteolytic subunit, whose product MSPKDFDGIQKVHDSKSQLYVPYVIEKTGYGERHYDIYSRLLKDRIIFVGTPIDDAVSNLVIAQMLFLQNENKSQDINLYINSPGGSITAGLAIYDTMQFVQCDVASYCIGQAFSMAAILLAAGTKGKRFALPHTRIMLHQPWGGMSGTATDIGIQAEEIMRLKKSLNVILTRHTGQPLERVECDVDRDFYMSSEEAMKYGLIDEVVESLKEKALEGTAA is encoded by the coding sequence ATGAGCCCTAAAGATTTTGATGGTATTCAAAAAGTGCATGACTCTAAGTCACAGCTTTACGTGCCGTACGTGATAGAAAAGACCGGCTACGGGGAGAGACACTACGACATTTATTCCCGGCTGCTTAAAGACCGCATAATCTTCGTCGGAACCCCGATAGACGATGCCGTGTCTAATCTTGTTATTGCCCAGATGCTCTTTCTCCAGAACGAGAATAAGAGTCAGGACATAAACCTGTACATAAATTCACCCGGTGGTTCTATCACGGCCGGGCTGGCCATTTACGATACCATGCAGTTTGTGCAATGCGACGTGGCCAGCTACTGCATAGGCCAGGCGTTCAGCATGGCCGCTATCCTGCTTGCCGCCGGCACAAAGGGGAAGAGGTTCGCCCTGCCTCATACCAGGATCATGCTTCACCAACCCTGGGGCGGCATGAGTGGCACCGCGACCGATATCGGTATCCAGGCTGAAGAGATAATGCGTCTTAAGAAAAGTCTCAACGTCATACTGACCAGGCACACGGGCCAGCCCCTGGAACGGGTAGAATGCGATGTTGACAGGGATTTCTACATGTCATCCGAAGAGGCAATGAAGTACGGCCTTATAGACGAGGTGGTAGAGTCCCTCAAAGAGAAGGCCCTGGAAGGTACTGCGGCATAA
- a CDS encoding 2-hydroxyacyl-CoA dehydratase has product MEFAFPDTTTFPALLVPREPSPENSVGITTTVPIEIIFAAGRVPVDLNNIFITDDDPSWLVEKAENAGLPRNNCAWIKGLFSAVKRLNTKKIIGVIEGDCSNTHALMEVLGAEGVDVIPFKYPYGRNRILLRAQLKELARTLVTNMEKAEAVKRELDRVRALVHEIDRLTHEDSKVTGEENHIWNVSTSDMMGNVGLFEEKARAFIEEARGRPPIPHTVRLGYIGIPPICGGIYDFVEGLDVHVVFNEIQRQFSMPYKTDGLVEQYARYTYPYDAQGRLEDIAREVGRRNIHGIIHYVQSFCFRNIFDTVFRKGLDVPILTLECDRPGGVDGQMKTRIEAFVEMLRKKG; this is encoded by the coding sequence GTGGAGTTTGCCTTTCCTGATACGACTACATTCCCGGCCTTACTCGTCCCCAGGGAACCTTCCCCTGAGAACTCGGTGGGCATTACCACTACCGTACCAATCGAGATAATCTTCGCCGCGGGGCGGGTGCCCGTTGACCTTAATAACATATTTATAACCGACGACGACCCCTCATGGCTCGTAGAGAAGGCCGAAAACGCCGGACTCCCCCGGAACAACTGCGCCTGGATAAAGGGTCTCTTCTCGGCCGTAAAGAGACTGAACACGAAAAAAATCATCGGCGTCATAGAGGGAGACTGCAGTAATACCCACGCCCTTATGGAGGTGCTGGGGGCGGAGGGTGTGGACGTAATACCCTTCAAGTATCCATATGGAAGGAACAGGATACTCCTGCGGGCACAACTCAAGGAACTTGCCCGCACGCTCGTTACAAACATGGAAAAGGCCGAGGCCGTAAAGCGAGAGCTTGACCGGGTGCGCGCCCTTGTCCATGAGATAGACCGCCTCACCCATGAGGACTCAAAGGTCACCGGCGAGGAGAACCATATCTGGAACGTCTCTACCAGCGACATGATGGGCAACGTGGGTCTCTTTGAGGAGAAGGCAAGGGCATTTATTGAAGAGGCAAGGGGTAGGCCGCCCATCCCCCACACGGTGAGACTGGGCTATATCGGTATCCCCCCGATATGCGGTGGAATATATGATTTTGTAGAGGGCCTTGACGTCCACGTGGTCTTTAACGAGATACAGCGTCAGTTCAGTATGCCGTATAAGACTGACGGTCTTGTGGAGCAATACGCGCGGTACACGTATCCATACGACGCGCAGGGCAGGCTTGAGGACATAGCCCGCGAGGTCGGGCGGCGCAATATTCACGGCATAATCCACTACGTACAGAGCTTTTGCTTCAGGAATATTTTTGACACTGTATTCAGGAAGGGCCTGGACGTGCCCATCCTGACGCTTGAGTGCGACCGTCCGGGCGGGGTTGACGGCCAGATGAAGACGCGCATTGAGGCATTTGTCGAGATGCTGCGGAAGAAAGGATAA
- the radC gene encoding DNA repair protein RadC: MNGPDKPSPSGNSHACKVYRLITEKFSAGTSSQSDLSVSEKNPSAAEYAALETNPAARQMFHRIGLVKTPKDSPAARERIRKIIGDVSTVSGDGEPVVKAVFAAYAAGPQAVCCLEAPVCGECVLTELCRYFRRRPTIKELPQAERPRERLITVGEESLSDAELLGIIIRDGTPEASAVDLARKILTKHGDFRKLATKTVGELTLIKGIGPAKAAQVKAAMAIARRFAATPLTSGERVKSSKDVFEHMHERLRDRRQETFHLLLLDSKGKIIKDLQVSAGSLSSSVVHPREVFAPAIRESAASVIFVHNHPSGDPTPSQDDIDITSRLKEVSDVVGIKVLDHVIIGAGSYVSLKDKGLM, encoded by the coding sequence ATGAACGGTCCGGATAAGCCATCACCGTCAGGTAACAGCCACGCCTGCAAGGTCTACAGACTGATAACGGAAAAATTTTCCGCCGGGACCTCGTCGCAGTCAGATTTATCTGTGTCCGAAAAAAATCCATCTGCTGCCGAGTACGCCGCCCTTGAAACCAACCCTGCCGCAAGACAGATGTTCCACCGGATAGGACTCGTGAAGACCCCGAAGGATTCACCCGCCGCAAGGGAACGCATCCGGAAGATAATTGGTGACGTCTCCACCGTCTCAGGTGATGGGGAACCCGTGGTAAAGGCGGTCTTTGCCGCCTATGCCGCCGGGCCACAGGCAGTGTGCTGTCTTGAAGCCCCGGTCTGCGGGGAGTGTGTCCTAACCGAACTCTGCAGATACTTCCGCAGGCGGCCCACAATAAAAGAACTCCCTCAGGCGGAAAGGCCCCGGGAACGGCTTATCACCGTGGGGGAGGAATCGCTCTCAGACGCCGAACTCTTGGGGATAATCATCAGGGACGGCACCCCCGAGGCAAGCGCCGTGGACCTGGCCAGGAAGATTTTGACTAAGCATGGCGATTTTCGGAAGTTAGCTACGAAGACCGTTGGTGAGCTTACCTTGATAAAGGGCATCGGCCCCGCGAAGGCCGCCCAGGTAAAGGCCGCTATGGCCATAGCCAGGCGTTTCGCCGCCACCCCTCTCACAAGCGGAGAACGAGTGAAGTCAAGCAAAGACGTCTTTGAACACATGCACGAACGGCTCAGGGACAGGCGGCAGGAAACCTTCCATCTCCTGCTTCTCGATAGTAAGGGTAAGATTATAAAGGACTTACAGGTATCCGCCGGGAGTCTTTCCTCAAGCGTGGTGCACCCGAGGGAGGTCTTCGCCCCCGCCATAAGGGAATCCGCCGCCTCCGTCATTTTCGTACATAACCACCCAAGCGGCGACCCCACACCCAGCCAGGATGACATCGATATCACCAGCCGCCTCAAAGAGGTCTCGGACGTGGTAGGCATCAAGGTGCTCGACCATGTTATAATCGGGGCGGGGAGTTACGTAAGTCTCAAGGACAAAGGGCTTATGTAG
- the dnaX gene encoding DNA polymerase III subunit gamma/tau, producing MSYTVFARKYRPQSFDEVVGQDPVVTTLKNALKQGRVAHAYLFTGPRGVGKTSLTRILAKALNCQKGPTDKPCNKCDICRSISEGSDMDVLEIDGASNRGIDEVRTIRGNVKYLPSRSRFKIYIIDEVHMLTREAFNALLKTLEEPPSHVKFFFATTAPGKLPETVQSRCQRFDLKNVTPSDIVKRLSQIAKQEEMDIAEEALKAIARHSRGGLRDAQSLLDQLGSFSEGGITLEDVQGLLGTVSEEKVETLVDSLMNKDAAGALKVVHGVISEGRDTGVFVDQLVWYLRDLLVVATCGFNAELLENPWREKQLLERQAKDFGPDTLMYMIQVLTEMKRKAVDDLQERIFLEMAMVRLAGIEDLEPLDSILHRLEELEKNVSRGAASSVTPSTGKHKDTGIKTGMKQAETARAEVDPAKTGKATAKSVSSQDVNEVWERVMNHFHKARPLLWSRLKNGRLSSLGSKDAVIAFPKGRPFVKSSVEKDTEGLKQIEDCLKDVTGKRLRLSVVLSDDVPVVAEASGPAANMSDDGPHAESPEKSKVGKVVSFFEGEILK from the coding sequence ATGAGTTACACCGTATTCGCAAGAAAGTACAGGCCGCAGAGTTTTGACGAGGTGGTGGGGCAGGACCCCGTCGTCACCACCCTCAAGAACGCCCTGAAGCAGGGCCGTGTGGCTCATGCCTATCTGTTCACCGGGCCCAGGGGCGTCGGCAAGACCTCTCTGACCAGGATACTGGCAAAGGCCCTTAACTGCCAGAAGGGCCCGACGGATAAGCCCTGCAACAAGTGCGACATCTGCCGGTCAATCTCTGAGGGAAGTGATATGGACGTCCTGGAGATAGACGGCGCCTCTAACAGGGGCATCGACGAGGTAAGGACTATCCGCGGGAACGTCAAGTATCTGCCCAGCCGCTCCCGGTTCAAGATATACATAATCGACGAGGTCCACATGCTGACGCGCGAGGCATTTAACGCCTTGCTGAAGACACTTGAGGAACCGCCTTCCCACGTAAAATTCTTCTTTGCCACCACGGCCCCGGGCAAGCTCCCCGAGACGGTCCAGTCACGCTGCCAGCGTTTTGACCTGAAGAACGTCACCCCTTCCGACATAGTGAAACGCCTGAGTCAGATAGCAAAACAGGAGGAGATGGACATAGCGGAAGAGGCGCTTAAGGCCATCGCGCGGCACTCCAGAGGCGGGCTGAGGGACGCGCAGTCGCTGCTTGACCAGTTGGGGTCGTTCTCTGAGGGCGGGATAACCCTTGAGGACGTACAGGGCCTGCTCGGCACGGTGAGCGAAGAGAAGGTGGAGACCCTGGTGGATAGTTTAATGAATAAGGATGCCGCCGGCGCGCTGAAGGTGGTGCACGGGGTAATCAGCGAAGGCAGGGACACGGGCGTCTTTGTCGACCAGTTGGTCTGGTACCTGCGGGACCTGCTTGTGGTAGCCACCTGTGGCTTCAATGCCGAGCTGCTGGAAAATCCCTGGCGGGAGAAACAACTCCTGGAGAGACAGGCGAAGGATTTTGGGCCGGACACATTAATGTACATGATTCAGGTCCTTACCGAGATGAAGAGAAAGGCGGTTGACGACCTGCAGGAGAGGATATTTTTGGAGATGGCGATGGTGAGGCTGGCGGGGATAGAGGACCTTGAACCTCTTGATAGCATCCTCCACAGGCTTGAGGAGCTTGAGAAGAACGTCTCCCGGGGCGCGGCGTCTTCAGTGACACCTTCCACGGGTAAACATAAAGATACCGGCATTAAAACAGGTATGAAGCAGGCAGAGACGGCCCGTGCTGAAGTGGACCCTGCAAAGACTGGAAAAGCCACAGCGAAGTCGGTTTCTTCACAGGACGTCAACGAGGTGTGGGAGAGGGTTATGAACCACTTTCACAAGGCCAGACCTTTGTTGTGGTCGCGGCTGAAAAATGGACGGTTAAGCAGTCTTGGCAGTAAAGACGCGGTTATAGCCTTTCCAAAGGGACGCCCGTTTGTCAAGTCGTCAGTGGAGAAAGACACCGAGGGGTTAAAGCAGATAGAGGATTGTTTAAAGGACGTAACGGGCAAACGGTTGCGCCTCAGTGTGGTACTTTCCGACGACGTTCCGGTCGTAGCGGAAGCCAGCGGGCCTGCGGCGAATATGTCAGACGACGGACCCCACGCGGAATCACCGGAGAAGTCAAAGGTCGGGAAGGTTGTATCATTTTTTGAAGGAGAAATCCTTAAGTAA
- the crcB gene encoding fluoride efflux transporter CrcB, giving the protein MLKSFTLTMWVGFGGFLGSIMRYWVGYGMIELLGIRFPYGTLLVNLLGCYLIGLLATFAEQRLFLTPTLRQQFLFIGILGGFTTFSTFSYEALELFKERSYFLGALYIAGNYVFCLLFVWLGYITVLKLQ; this is encoded by the coding sequence ATGCTAAAGAGCTTTACGCTCACAATGTGGGTAGGCTTCGGCGGGTTTCTCGGCAGCATAATGCGCTACTGGGTCGGCTACGGCATGATTGAACTCCTTGGCATCAGATTCCCCTACGGCACACTGCTTGTAAACCTCCTCGGCTGTTACCTCATAGGTCTTCTGGCCACATTTGCCGAGCAAAGGTTATTCCTCACACCCACCCTGAGGCAGCAGTTCCTGTTTATAGGAATCCTGGGGGGTTTTACCACGTTCTCCACTTTCAGCTACGAGGCCCTTGAACTTTTTAAAGAACGGAGTTACTTTCTGGGCGCTCTCTATATAGCAGGCAACTATGTCTTTTGTCTGCTCTTTGTGTGGCTCGGTTACATAACGGTGTTGAAATTACAGTGA
- a CDS encoding transglutaminase-like domain-containing protein: MRHLSRCCGRKDNATVAIVFSIIQVKISGKGYTMFFCHILLAGLILFSFPDEAKARRWLNYSKLVPDLQKHYDCLREEIYEGYLMGRNRRHIRFYVAASLHDLAGIEWPACEHYRQGQGKDCNGPVRARLEQLAEGLASGKRNIEGIKSIFEYVRKGIRYSTEKGNIPKFPYETLQSGRGDCEDQAMLLAVMLKLAGFESGLVRIYDPETDFRHVFCIVRVQPGEAPVRQWSFDEYPEYGHCWMILDAAYSHPFSRLPKWLGRYRRADGKYSIPAGVTKAVVIDKDEYQKLCREADYGVRPGIRDLEVTKR, encoded by the coding sequence TTGAGGCATTTGTCGAGATGCTGCGGAAGAAAGGATAACGCAACGGTTGCCATAGTGTTTTCCATAATACAGGTAAAGATAAGTGGCAAAGGTTACACCATGTTCTTCTGCCATATACTTCTGGCGGGTTTGATTCTTTTTAGCTTCCCGGATGAGGCGAAGGCCAGGAGATGGTTGAACTATAGTAAACTTGTTCCCGACCTTCAGAAGCATTACGATTGCTTAAGGGAAGAAATCTACGAAGGTTACCTTATGGGGAGGAACCGGCGCCACATCAGGTTCTACGTAGCGGCATCGCTCCATGATTTGGCCGGGATCGAATGGCCTGCATGTGAGCATTACCGGCAAGGACAGGGTAAGGACTGCAATGGCCCCGTTAGAGCAAGGCTTGAACAGCTGGCGGAAGGGCTTGCTTCCGGAAAGAGGAATATTGAGGGAATTAAGAGCATCTTTGAATACGTAAGAAAAGGAATCAGGTATTCAACGGAAAAAGGCAACATCCCCAAGTTTCCCTACGAGACGTTGCAGTCGGGGAGGGGGGACTGTGAAGACCAGGCGATGCTTCTTGCCGTTATGCTCAAGCTCGCCGGTTTTGAATCGGGGCTGGTCAGGATTTATGACCCGGAGACAGACTTTCGCCACGTGTTTTGTATTGTCAGGGTTCAACCCGGGGAGGCCCCTGTCCGGCAGTGGAGCTTTGATGAGTATCCCGAATACGGTCACTGCTGGATGATACTGGACGCGGCCTACAGCCATCCGTTTAGCAGGCTGCCCAAATGGTTGGGCCGCTACAGAAGAGCGGACGGTAAGTACTCTATACCCGCCGGTGTGACTAAGGCCGTTGTCATTGATAAGGACGAGTATCAAAAGTTGTGCAGAGAGGCCGATTATGGAGTGAGGCCGGGTATTAGAGACCTTGAGGTTACAAAGCGATAA
- a CDS encoding prepilin-type N-terminal cleavage/methylation domain-containing protein — protein MVKRRGFTLIEIVVTIAIMGILLGGSVPLVIQTLKAKRERATIERMKTIYGAIMGDAALGDFGFLGDIGDFPSALSDLVSKPVSLSTFSTSNTNSIGYGWRGPYLDLEFEALKDGWGNDFKYSTADSLPEGQIKSAGPDGTFDNSDDIVYPFLPGSEKVEKNATLLITALIDDTSVAANLQGGGVPNPRNSIIKVYFATNGAEDVTPFEKSARDQGGNVFDDIGFIFTTHQGLHAVELSYTNDESSPTTTTNLFTVELVGGVQSNVVFRHPQSGHIVP, from the coding sequence ATGGTGAAACGAAGAGGTTTTACCCTGATTGAAATTGTGGTGACGATAGCCATAATGGGTATCCTGTTGGGGGGCTCCGTTCCGCTTGTTATTCAGACTCTTAAGGCGAAGAGGGAGAGAGCTACCATAGAGCGGATGAAGACTATCTATGGGGCGATAATGGGTGATGCTGCACTCGGGGACTTCGGCTTTCTGGGGGATATAGGCGATTTTCCGAGTGCGCTGAGTGACCTGGTATCAAAACCCGTCAGCCTGTCTACTTTTTCTACAAGCAATACTAATAGCATTGGCTACGGCTGGAGGGGGCCTTATCTGGACCTGGAGTTTGAGGCCCTGAAGGACGGCTGGGGAAACGACTTTAAGTACTCCACGGCGGACAGCCTTCCAGAGGGTCAGATAAAGAGCGCGGGTCCCGACGGTACCTTCGATAACTCCGACGATATCGTATACCCCTTTCTGCCCGGCAGTGAAAAGGTGGAAAAGAACGCCACGCTCCTCATTACGGCGCTGATAGACGACACAAGCGTGGCCGCAAACCTGCAGGGCGGCGGTGTACCCAATCCAAGAAACTCAATCATAAAGGTATACTTTGCTACTAATGGTGCAGAGGATGTAACGCCCTTTGAGAAGAGCGCCAGGGATCAGGGCGGTAATGTCTTTGATGATATTGGGTTCATCTTTACCACCCATCAGGGCCTGCACGCAGTGGAGCTCAGCTATACGAACGACGAGAGTAGCCCCACTACCACTACAAACCTCTTTACGGTGGAGCTTGTAGGCGGGGTTCAAAGCAATGTGGTCTTCCGCCATCCACAAAGCGGGCACATAGTGCCGTAG
- a CDS encoding bacteriophage holin, with the protein MSAKLDVRAMGLAFGIVWSFSVIMLGLCAAYANWGTPWVDFIGFLYIGYKPTLAGSLIGGAWALVDGGIAGLLIAFVYNKFAS; encoded by the coding sequence ATGAGCGCAAAGCTCGACGTTAGGGCTATGGGGCTTGCCTTTGGGATAGTGTGGTCTTTCTCCGTGATAATGCTGGGATTGTGTGCCGCCTACGCGAATTGGGGAACGCCATGGGTGGACTTTATCGGGTTCTTATATATCGGATACAAACCCACCCTTGCGGGCAGTTTGATAGGCGGGGCCTGGGCGCTGGTGGACGGCGGGATTGCCGGTCTACTCATTGCATTTGTCTATAACAAGTTTGCGTCTTAG
- a CDS encoding DUF190 domain-containing protein: MKKIEDGRRLSIFIGEDHRYKGMPLYEAIIQKAMEQGLAGATVLKGVESFGSHHKVHTTRILRAAEDLPMVIEIIDSREKIETFLTCLDEIMEEGTVTVVSDVKVIKYSP, from the coding sequence ATGAAAAAGATAGAGGACGGGAGACGTCTCAGTATATTTATAGGGGAGGACCACCGCTACAAGGGTATGCCGCTGTATGAGGCCATAATCCAGAAGGCGATGGAGCAGGGTCTGGCCGGCGCGACCGTGCTTAAGGGGGTGGAGAGTTTCGGCAGCCATCACAAGGTCCATACCACCAGGATACTGAGGGCCGCTGAAGACCTTCCAATGGTAATTGAGATTATAGACAGCCGGGAGAAGATAGAAACCTTTCTCACGTGTCTCGACGAGATTATGGAAGAGGGCACGGTAACGGTGGTGTCGGATGTGAAGGTAATTAAATACTCGCCGTAG